In Gossypium hirsutum isolate 1008001.06 chromosome D01, Gossypium_hirsutum_v2.1, whole genome shotgun sequence, the genomic window caaatttaaatagaatattatgtttataaatctcttctttaaatttttaccccCAAGTCTTTCACACTTTGTATTTTTGGTACCACTTCTTTCTTGTTTCAcatgttggcccattttatctttaaattcacgctttttgcccctaaatttcctttttccttcaatttagtccctataagataaaaaaatcataaaaagcaCCACTTAGTAGAATCATACTAAAAAAATATGCAATTAACACATAAAAGaatgtcattttagagtattatcaaggTATGAACATCAGTTGTTGATGGTCGTTGCCTAGAATGGTAATCGAAGGATTTTACCGATATCATTCATAATAACTCTCTCCGAAAAGGCTAATGATTGGAATTTCTTTCTTAGCTGATTGTGCTATCACTTGCCCACAGGCCGGCATATGTGTTATATTCGAAAGGGGACCCAAAATCTTGGTTGCTATTGAATGACACAGTAGCCTTTGGGATAACATACACCATAGGTCCTGCATACGACATGTCAACTCCACTACCACACAGAATGACCTTCATAAAGTGAACGAGACCAATGCATCGACAAGGGTACGTACCTCCCACTATTTCCACAATTATACTAAACCATATTTCGTTCATTATATGCATTTATAAGTATACTTTTCTCAACAAGGTACGAGCTCGTCCAACATCGTATCCATGAAATATTGGACAACTTTCACGCCATCAACAGTGGCGTTGCAGACTTCCTCGCCAACATACCCTTCGAACATGAACATAATCGTTTGACGGGGGTCTACAGTACGTGTACATGACGATGAACCTAGTCGAATGCATCAATTTCAAACTAAAAGGGATGCGTCATTTACCGATAACCTCAGTTGTCAAACAAACATACTTTTTTCTAGTTGCCTTATTTCCAAAATAGGCTGCGATAAATGCTAGGCAAATAGCAGGCGGTTATGTTTGGTGCGAGGATGTCATGAAAGAAATTAGATGAAATGTTAAGAGAGTGAACATTATGTATGTAGTGTGTCACTCACGTCCAAACCTGAGATTTTGAGTCACGGAGTACACTAGGCCCAACCAAAACATGTTAGGGGCACCATACCTTGTTGATAAACCAAAAGGGATTTGTGATGGTGAGAGATTCCAAGCACTTCAATTCCCATGCGCACATGGAATTGTCGCATATGCGAATGTACGAATTGAGTAAATCTCTTATATTAACAATGTGTACAAATTGGAACGCATGCATGATGTATGAAAATCTAAATTCTCACTCATCCCAGATGATAGTATATGGCCACCCATGTCCAACGAATCGTTTGAGTTGGCCCCGAACATGGACTTACGTCGCGTCCCAAAAGGTCATCCGACTTCCACTCGGATACACACCAATATGGATGTTTGGGAGAGGGATAATCAACAGAGGTTATGCGAGTACTGTAGAAACTCAAGGCATGCAAATACAACATGTTCTGTATTGAGGGATACATTGAGGCCTCAACGTTACGAACATTCATTTTTTGCGATATAAAATTGATTAtaatgcttcttttttttttgttcaaaatttgttcatttttttgtatttcaGTTATATTTGCCATTGTCTACTAACATTCATATAGTGGAAAAATTGCTACTTTAAGCACTATTTCAAGTATGAGTTACAATTTCTCTGGTGGTtgaatttttaccattttttactatttagtccctataccttaattaatcactagtTTAATAAAGGTAGCTATCCAAAGTTACATATTTcatatcaaatattatatataaaaagctATGTAGAATTTACATAGAATTTAACAAAGACAAACATGAGTTACAACAGAAATATAAaaagttgattattttttttattgatatcatttatatttacatcacaaaaaaatgaaaaataaattatcgACGTCGTCGAGCCGAAAGTGTGCCACAGGGCGGTGGCTGATGGTTACGCATAGGATTTCTACATACAAGTTATGGTGCCGACTCCTCCTCTTGATCGTGATCATCGtcctcatcttcttcatcttcaccTCGACCCTTGTACTCATCTTCATTTCCACCCTCGTCTACATCTTCATCTCCAGCCATTGTTTTGTCTTGATCTCCATCGCCTTCCACTGTGCTTGAGTGCGACGTTGTAAGATCCTCAAAACCCCCTTTGTAgtaaataatatgagataaaatcttagcgaaaaaatgtataatatcaaagaaaatgaaatttgcAAGATATCAAAAGAAAGTTAAATCAAGAAGCAATAACTAATGTATTAAATTAAGGaatggactaaattctaaatgtgcaAAAATTTTTGTGGCATAAgtataaatatagaaaaattgaAGTGAAAGGCCGATAGTGCAAATATTTTTAAGGTAGAAAGATctagaaattatagaaaatagATGAAtgatgaccaaattgaataagcgAAAAAagtataagggactaaattgtaattttaccaaattaagtgatgattcaaggatgaaattttaaaagatcataaagggcaaaatggtcaattagaaagagagagaactctagaaggcaatgatgatgttggagatattttgatgatattttataattatttaattagataaatattagtttattaatattttaataagctattttactaatatttatgATAAATAGCTAGTATAAAAGGagagaaagatgaagaagaaaaaaaggaggatcttcttttcttttcaatgtGAGTGAAggggaaagaagaaaaaaactttgctttctttacaatttggtccttccacaaaAAATCTACTAGTTTCACCTAAAATTTCAAGGAATTTTCACAACCActaagagagaaaagtgataaaGAGACTatggagaaaaagaaaatcaccTTGGATTCAAGAAAATAGAAGTTGAAGGagagaaaaaatcaagttaaagcttgaaatcaataggacaatgtaagaacatcaagatttcaatatatttttaagtttgatattattgaaaaaacatgaaaatgatgttaaagtagagttttcttatataaggctTTATGTTCTTAATATGTTAGTGAAGGTAAATAAAAAGAAGTaatgggaaatattgtagagaaaggaaatgagtgtgttataaacttggttatcaacattttgcactaaaatagttttggacacttgattgtttttcctagtcctccaaattaaaattttgttttattaaaaaaattatgacagTTCTGTGGTTATGAGTATATCTTAAaacgtgactgactgagtaaccaggatagggtgcttgggttgtcatcctccTTCGCGTagaaaggttgtgtgacgtgttaggtaaagCTCCGCTAactggaattaaaaaaaattaagagtgtgttgggctgagtaaccgggatggggtgcttgggttgtcattctacttcgcgtcaaaaggGCCAAAACATTCTTAAaccaatttttataatataataaattaggaATATGTTGGGTTGAGTAACTGAGGTAGGGTGCTTGGTTGTCATTCCACTTCGCATCAGAAGGACCAATacatttttaagaattaaaaaataataaaataaaaaataaaaaaacgaagGAAAAAAAGAATTACATTTAGGGACTAAGGGTGGAACAAATAAGGTGTCTTGGTAAGTttagtaaattacctaattttcatgaaataatctaagttgatttaatttttgtgtgtttAAGTTGGACTACTTTTcagttttacttaaagcaagctaaagGTTCTCTTTATTTCCATATGCATTAtgcctaatttttataaaactctGGAGTGATATTTCTTTCATGGTAAAATCTAATTTGCTTAGTGGGAtaagaaccatacttgagggcaaacatgggctaagtagggggaatatgataatactctaaaatgacatgGGCaaacatgggctaagtagggggaatatgataatactctaaaatgacatacttatttgttaattacatatatatattgagtatgatcctactaatttgggttttttatggttttctatcttgtagggactaaattgaaggcaaaaggaaatttgGGGGCAAAAAGCATGAATTTAAAAACAGAATGGGACAGCATGTGAAATAGGaagaagtggtgccaaaaatacaAAGTGTTGATGTGATCCCGATCgtatcatgtaatgtcacaacccaacgccgtcgagattggcctaaacacgagggccccaagtgcaagatgaagctactttttagctcatttgaatttcttttcgtgtggttcaactcattcgagctcaagttagctcattcgtgctcaagtcagctcattcaagctcaatttaactcgttgagctcgttattagctctttagctcttttaatttaatttgccggaacaaattaattagttgagttagttattttagctcaaataattactaagtgtttaattaagaaatctggacattttaattatgtttgtttattgtaagtttaatttgttttaattattacctagcataaatgtgtttgccttattacaattatttaatgtgtcttattgctgatttattatgcctaagctgttatttaatgttcagccaaatttaaataacttgtctaggatgctgaattaaatgtgtcttagttgccgaatttattgatgtttttcattagtttcagccgaatttatgagcatatttattgatcaaattgctgccaatttaatttgtcttaagatattgatttttaatgagcagatattaatgaccgaatttaattatttggctgcaggtttaatggcttggacggcaatttaaggaagtggatgttggtcgaatttaatgtacagcaagacatgcattaaagatgctgttctacatgcaaggaacggcattaaaggagttgttcgtgctttttcatgtggccatttaatggacgaaattaaagaagctgcttgctgatttaatatgcagcaaagacatgaattaaatgagatgttcccatgtatggaacggcatttaaagggaagcaaaacatgaattaaatgagatattcaccatgcatggacgatattaatgaaagcatgcaaggggggacgttattgaacagcattaaagctggtattgcttcgggtacagcaaagagttgttgtttggggaatttccaagtgaccattcggccaaagcatgtctgttgcttaattaaccaaggttgacgtttcatactcccaagaagcatttaggagctgttttgtgtgcccaaaacgtcaataaaaatggtcaagctgttcaactcacaaggaggcttcattaaggtgcattcaacttcattggccgaaccaagaccccttattcaactcaccaatacttccattaatgtccagctgaatggattacatctagaagctgtccaattgacttcttcatgcatgaagcttcccaaaaatgtcttaggaaggttgctggaaatttctagtctcttttgttttaattttggctgaccattcagcatcttattagtccattcggctgccttaggaatttagctataaatagcttgctttgtattcgttttaaggttagacaatatatttttaaaacttatatgaaatttgtttactttgtgagtttgttttcaactctcattgttctccaaagactcgtctaacttatcaagtaacccttgtggcgtcaaccgtctttctatccgaacttatcactttaatcccaaaagtgtggcgtttgattcgtactgaggttcctatcattttttatagcgggtcgaagtttctatccacttaacaaaccttccatcgacaccttaccaacctaagcattctcataagttacgggttaacacactactattgtgttagttcggcttttgaatccttagccaaattacatccattgtcttctaattcatttcctaaaccaacaaaactcttttgagcctaaataatcattttcttctagcctattttgttaagctttcaaattactccaattcacgattgggcaaccatacgactcggattcatcaacgaggccggggtCGTATCAAGTGTGAAAAACTTGGGGCAAAaattcaaagaagagatttatgaacataatactatttaaattcaaattttatttttaggattattgttaggattattatgatattatttagatttaatttcaatttatatctttatttatcttttagagtttaaataggaac contains:
- the LOC121213600 gene encoding SRP-independent targeting protein 1-like; protein product: MGRKGAIDCSCDDEDARIKPSDATVRLEAKNFTATAKHESSLFGVNALIQSRQQVISTVSGGGFEDLTTSHSSTVEGDGDQDKTMAGDEDVDEGGNEDEYKGRGEDEEDEDDDHDQEEESAP